The following nucleotide sequence is from Opitutia bacterium.
TCGGTGGCGAGCTCCGCTCGAACATCTGCCGCCGGCACTGAATCGCCCCAAGTCGCTCGGGCGATCGCGCACCCGACGTCACCAGTCCCCGCCCGTCAGCTCCGGCGCGAAAGCGCCCCACTCCGAACAGTCACCTATTAGGTGACTCCCCCGCCGGCTCTCCGAGCGAAAACCGCGAGTCACTTGTCCAGTCCGGTCACCTATTAGGTGACCAGAGCCGTGGGAAAAACTGGTTCAGGCAGCCGGACGCAGCGGCGGCAATTCGACATTGGCGCGCTGGCCCGCGCGCGTAGGCTGCCGCCATGTCGCTCGACTCCGCCGACCTGCTCGACCGCTTTCTCCGCTACGTCCAGATCGACACGCGCTCCGATCCGGCTTCGCCCGCCTGCCCCAGCACGCCGACTCAATGGAATCTCCTGCGCCTGCTCGAACGCGAGCTGCGTGAACTCGGCGCGGCCGACGTCGAGCTGACCGCGCACGGCTACGTGCTCGCGACGATCCCCGCCACCGTGCAGACCGACGCGCCGGTTATCGCCTACTGCGCGCACGTCGACACCGCGCCGAACCTGCCCGGCGCCGCCACGCCCATCGTCCACCGCGCCTACGACGGCCGCCCCATCGTCCTCCCCGACGACCCGACGCAGACGCTCACGGTCGAGACGATCCCCTTCCTCCGCGAATCCATCGGTCAGGACGTCATCACCGCGAGCGGCACGACGCTGCTCGGCGCCGACGACAAGGCCGGCGTGGCCATCGTCATGGCCGCCGCGCGCCACTTGCTCCGCAACCCCGGCATCCCGCACGGCAAGATCCGCCTCTGCTTCAATCCCGATGAGGAGATCGCGCGCGGCGTCGACAAACTCGAACTCGCGCAACTCGGCGCGCAATTCGCCTACACGCTCGACGGCGGGGAACGCGGCGAGATTTGCCACGAGACGTTTTCCGCCGACGCCGCCAAGCTCGAGATCGCCGGCGTCGCCGCGCATCCCGGCTGGGCGAAGGACGTCATGGTCAACGCGCTCCGCCTCGCCGGCCGCTACCTCGCGGCCTTGCCCACGGCGCAGTCGCCCGAGCGCACCGGCGACCGCGCGGGGTTCATTCACCCGGTCTCGTGCACTGGCTCCGCCGAACAGGCGACGGTCGGTTTCATCATCCGCGATTTCGAGATCGAGGGCCTCGCCGAGAAACGCGCGTTGATGGAGAAACTCGCCGCCGAACTCCGCGCCGCCGAGCCCAACGCGCGCGTCACGCTCACCTTCACCGAGCAATACCGCAACATGCGCTACTGGCTCGAGAAGGACATGCGCCCGGTCGAGTTCGCCCGCGAAGCCGCGCGCCGCGCCGGCATCACACCGTTTGCCCAACCGATCCGCGGCGGCACCGACGGCTCGCGACTCACTCAGCGCGGCCTGCCCACGCCGAACATTTTCACCGGCATGCACGAGGTCCACAGCCAGCGCGAGTGGGTCACGTTGCAGGACATGGAGAAATCCGCCGAAACACTGCTCCACCTCGCCCAGCTCTGGGCCGAGGCGAAGTGACGTTCGCCCGCGCGCATTCACGTTTGGCCGGACGCGCGCAGGCTCACGTCGAAATCGCGTCGAGCCGCACGCGCCCGCGCGCTTTGCCTTTCCCATGCGCCTGCTTCCCCTGCTCGCCCTCCTGACGCTGACTGCGCGCTCGCTGGCCGGCGACCCGACTGTCCCCAGCGCCGCCAGACCCGCCGCGCCCGACCCGATCGAAGGCCGTT
It contains:
- the pepT gene encoding peptidase T; translated protein: MSLDSADLLDRFLRYVQIDTRSDPASPACPSTPTQWNLLRLLERELRELGAADVELTAHGYVLATIPATVQTDAPVIAYCAHVDTAPNLPGAATPIVHRAYDGRPIVLPDDPTQTLTVETIPFLRESIGQDVITASGTTLLGADDKAGVAIVMAAARHLLRNPGIPHGKIRLCFNPDEEIARGVDKLELAQLGAQFAYTLDGGERGEICHETFSADAAKLEIAGVAAHPGWAKDVMVNALRLAGRYLAALPTAQSPERTGDRAGFIHPVSCTGSAEQATVGFIIRDFEIEGLAEKRALMEKLAAELRAAEPNARVTLTFTEQYRNMRYWLEKDMRPVEFAREAARRAGITPFAQPIRGGTDGSRLTQRGLPTPNIFTGMHEVHSQREWVTLQDMEKSAETLLHLAQLWAEAK